CACTCCATTTCAACGATAATACTGGTGAAGAACGAGTTGAATTTTTTCCTGGCTGGGTCGTCAGCAGGTGTCTAAACTGTTAGTATCAATTCCCATTCCACCTCAAAAAATGCACCTTTATGAAAGTTTTCTAACAAGAACAAAGTAATAGTAAGTGCAAGTGTAAAACAATTAGcaagaaaaatatcaaaagcCAAGATAGAAAAAGCTCAGTGAGGATACTGTGAATATCATATCATGCCTAACCTCACGAGCATGGGTAGAGTAACTTACATCGTCTACTAGCCGTCCTTCAATACGTAAATTCCATAGAGGAGTATTTTGAGAGTCCATGAAATCAAAAGAGTTTTCGTTCAATTGAGGAACAGTTTGCCATGGCTGGTCAGAGACCGAGCTAGAAATAAATACGCGTAACGTCTTGGTTTTCATGATGCTTCTTGCGATCGTGTCTTGCAGGTCCATCTTTTTTCGACTGATAGTAGCATCCAAACGACGCTCGGCATCCTGTAAATCAGTATACAATTTTGCCTCGGGAATCACGTTCTCAATCTTGTCTGGCAAATTAAGGTCTGTTGGTTTGCGAAGATAATGTTGGTCGACAGCAGGTCCAGGAGGAACTGGTACACCAGCATTAAATCCACCTGGTGGTGGCACTGCTACTTGTTGAGGAGGAATACCCATTccaggaggtggaggacCTCCTCTTCCAGGTTGCTGTTTACCCCGATAAGACATGGCTTATTTCTATCAGAATGAAAATGTCAATATGCACCGAAACAGAGTTCGTGAAGTGTGTTTTCAATCTAGGAATGTTTAAATGGGTTAGGGCAAACACTCACGTGATCATGAACCCTGACGGTCTCTATTAGCCCTGGTTGTCTAATTTCTCCATTCTTGCGAGGATTCCGtacgtaacgactcgagcgaagcgagaggagcagtggggtctggggcacagccccagccgccggaggcaggcccaaATCCACACAAGTCTCACAGCCGCCAACAGTTATTTCGTGAAGCCATTCATTAAGTACATTATAGAGAACAGTATAAATTAAACACCAACCCGGAGAATATTACTTCGCTGGTGACGGAATTGAATAGTGTCGCGGCGTTCGAGAACGTCGAGAGCACGGTCGAGAGCATACTTCTGGTAGTTTTTAGGACCGTTGACAAACTCTCGAAGAAGA
The Sugiyamaella lignohabitans strain CBS 10342 chromosome A, complete sequence genome window above contains:
- the SNF12 gene encoding Snf12p (73 kDa subunit of the SWI/SNF chromatin remodeling complex; involved in transcriptional regulation; relocates to the cytosol under hypoxic conditions; deletion mutants are temperature-sensitive; SNF12 has a paralog, RSC6, that arose from the whole genome duplication; GO_component: GO:0016514 - SWI/SNF complex [Evidence IDA] [PMID 18644858]; GO_component: GO:0016514 - SWI/SNF complex [Evidence IDA] [PMID 8127913]; GO_component: GO:0005829 - cytosol [Evidence IDA] [PMID 22932476]; GO_component: GO:0005634 - nucleus [Evidence IEA,IEA]; GO_component: GO:0005634 - nucleus [Evidence IDA] [PMID 22932476]; GO_function: GO:0015616 - DNA translocase activity [Evidence IDA] [PMID 17188033]; GO_process: GO:0045944 - positive regulation of transcription from RNA polymerase II promoter [Evidence IGI] [PMID 8804308]; GO_process: GO:0045944 - positive regulation of transcription from RNA polymerase II promoter [Evidence IMP] [PMID 8816487]; GO_process: GO:0061412 - positive regulation of transcription from RNA polymerase II promoter in response to amino acid starvation [Evidence IMP] [PMID 10549298]; GO_process: GO:0006355 - regulation of transcription, DNA-templated [Evidence IEA]; GO_process: GO:0006351 - transcription, DNA-templated [Evidence IEA]), producing the protein MSYRGKQQPGRGGPPPPGMGIPPQQVAVPPPGGFNAGVPVPPGPAVDQHYLRKPTDLNLPDKIENVIPEAKLYTDLQDAERRLDATISRKKMDLQDTIARSIMKTKTLRVFISSSVSDQPWQTVPQLNENSFDFMDSQNTPLWNLRIEGRLVDDVSYSTHAREVRHDMIFTVSSLSFFYLGF